The nucleotide sequence CTGTCGTTGGTGGCAGGGGTCCTCGGCGGCGTGGTGGACCTCGCCTCCGGGATGCTGGTCCACGAGCTGAGCGTGCTCCTGGTCATCCTCAACGGCATGCGCCTGCTGCGCTGGCGCCCGACATCGCAGCCGGTATCCCGCCGGCCCTTCCATCCGCGCTCGGGCCGTACGCTCTCCCCGGCTCCCGGCGGGAGCGTACCTTCATGACCACGGGGACGCGGGCGCTGCGAAAACAGGGCCGGCCGGGAGCTCGTTCCCGGCCGGCCAGTCGTTTCAAGGCCTATCTTGCTGCGTTGCTCAGCCCTCCGGATGGCTCCAGTGCATCTTGAAGCTTTCGATCGCGTCCCCGTCGATCACGTACTCCGCATCGGGCCCCCGAAACGTGATGACCCGCCGTGCCGTGTCGAAGGTCGTGTCTCCCAGGTGGAACTCGAACACCTGGCCGCTGGTCGTCCGGACGATGACCTCGCCCCACCGTTTCAACTGTTCTTGGATGATTTCCATCTTCATGGCATTCGCCTCCAGGCACAGTTTACCCGATTCCCGCTCCCGCTTCCCAGATCACGCCACAAGAGCGACGGCCCAGTACGACACGACGCCCACCAGCACCGTCAGCCCGAGGTGGCGCCAGCGCAGCGCCGTCCACGTGGTGGGCACCAGAGCGACCAGCGCAATGCCCGTCTCCCGGGGCAATCCTGGCCCCGGCCTTGCCGGCAGCAGCGCACTCACCAGCAGAGCGCCGATGACCGCCGGCGCCACCAGGGAGAGTGCACGCATCACGCTGCCGGCGCGCCCCGGCGACTGCGACGCTCCCGCCGGGGTACGGCCGAGGGCAGCGAGCAGAGGGATCAGCCGCATGAGATAAGTGCCGATGCCGGCGGCAAGGAAGAGGGCCAGCATCTCCGGCCTCACGCCGGCCAGTGCGCTCATCGCGGTTTGACCGCCTCCATCGACGGCCCGGGCTCTGGCCGTTGCCGCTCGAGCCGCGCCACCGCAAGCCCGGCAAGCGGGCCCACCACTCCGGCGGTCAGCACGCCCCACCGGCCCCGACCGAGAAGCCATGCCGCCAGGGCGACCGCACCGCCCACGAACGCGCTGGCGGGCATCCCCAGCTCCTTGCGGGGAGCGACCAGGGAAACCAGCAACGCGACGAAAAGGGCCGGTAGAGCGAAGTTCATGGCCGGTGCGACGGAAGGGAGGAGCGTGGCTGCCGCCTGCCCTCCGGCCGCGCCCATCCACGTGCCGAGTACCCAGGAGCCATAGGCAGCCACCTCGAGACCGAAAAGCCAGGCCCCCGATGCAGGCGTTCGCGGCAGGATCCCGGACGCCACCGCGAACACCTCGTCGGTGAGCCCGAAGGCGGCGAGCGCCGCCGCCGGGCGGCTGAGCCGGGAAAGCCACGGAGCGAGCGCCGGCCCGTACAGCACGTGGCGCAAATTGAGGACGAGCGCCGTGACCGCGGCCGCCACTCCCGGCACTCCCGCCCCGATCATGCCCGCCAGGGCGAACTGGCTGGCGCCAGCGTAGACGAGCAGCGACATCGCGACGCTCTCCTGCACGCTCAAGCCCGCCTGGCGCGCCGCGGCGCCAAACGCTACGGCAGCGGGAACGTACCCCACGACGATGGGAAGAGCAGCCCTCGCACCCTCTAGCCCGCGGCGCCAGGGCTCGGTACCGGTGGACATGGGGCGTTGGTTCGCCGGGCCGCGGGTACCTCCTGCGCCCCGGGCCGGCCGCTCGCCGCAACGCGCCCTCACCCCGTCACCACCCGCCGTTCGAGTGTCACCCGCTCGAGCACGGTGCGGTTCAGCGTCACGCCCAGCCCAGGGCCGCCCGGCACACGCTGCAGCCCGTCCGCCGCTTCCAGCGGTTGCTCGATGATGTCGGCCTCCCAGTAGCGGCTGGAGCTGGCCACGTCGCCGGGCATCGTGAAGTTGGCCAGGGTCGCGACGTGGAGGTTGTGCGCCCGCCCGATGCCCGCCTCCAGCATCCCGCCACACCAGACCGGCGCCCCGAACGCCGCCGCCACGTCGTGCACCCGGCGCGCCTCGAGGTGGCCACCCACACGCCCCACCTTGATGTTGATGACCCTGCAGGCGCCACCCGCCAGCGCCTTCCGTGCGTCGGCAGCACTGGTGATGGACTCGTCGAGGCAGATGGGGGTGCCGAGCCGCGCCTGCAGCAGCGCGTGGTCGTGCAGGTCGTCGTAGGCGAGGGGCTGTTCGATGTAGTCGAGGGCGAAGCGGTCGAGCGCCGTCAACACCGGAAAGTCGGCCAGGGTGTAGGCGGAGTTGGCGTCGACGGTGAGGGCTACTTCGGGAAACCGCTCCCGTACGGCGGCCACGACCCGGACGTCCCATCCCGGCTTGATCTTGAGCTTGATGCGGCGGTACCCCTCGGCCACGTACCGGGCAACGGCGTCGAGGGTGGCCTCGACGGATGGCTGGATCCCGAGGCTCACCCCGACGGGCACCACCTGGCGAACCCCACCCAGGAGCTGCCAGAGGGGCAGGCCCAGTGACTTCGCCCACAGATCCCAGAACGCCGTCTCCACGGCCGCCTTCGCCATGCGGTTGCCGCGGACGGAGGCCAGCGAGGCGGCCAGCGTCTCCGGGTTGGGGATGTCGGGGCCTGCGGCGAGGCCCCCCATCGACCCCGAGGGAGCCCCCGGCCGGAGCAGCCGCGGAAGGATGACCTCCTCCAGCACCGAGCGGGCGGTGCCGACCGTCTCCTCCCGGTAGAGGGGAGACTCTTCCGCCACACACTCGCCGTATCCTTCCAGGCCGCCTGCGAACAGCGTGACCAGCAGGATCGTGCGCTCGCGGGTCACCCCAAACGACGTCTCGAAGGCGAACTTGAGCGGCATGCGGATCAGGCGCAGCTCGGCCCGTTCGATGCGCATCGTCACGACCTCCGGCGCCGGAGCCAGCAGTCGGGGCCCCGGCCGATGCTGGGAAGGAAGCTTCCCGTGACCGGGCGGATCTCCTGCGCCCGGCGTCGAATGGAGGTCTCGGGCCACGAGGGCAAGAGAGAGGAAGTGGGCTCGTGACCGTGGAGCCGTCCCGGGCACCTGCGCCTCTGCCCGTGCAGGCATCGTCCCCCGCGGCGCTGGCAGCCTACCTGTCTTCGCACCTGGACGACATGGTCGAGGAGATGCGGCGCCTCGTGGAAATCGAGACTCCCTCGGGGGACGAGCAGGGTATCGCCACGGCCGCAGCCCTGCTGGCCGGGCGCTGGCGCCCCCTCGGCTGCCGCGTCGACGAGTACCCCGCGCCGGGTGTGGGCGTGCATCTGGCCGTGCACATCCCCGGCCGTGGGGAAGACGGCGCCCAGGGGGACGGCCGCTATGTGCTGGTGCTCGGCCACGTCGATACGGTCCATCCCCGCGGCACGCTGGCGGCGACCCCGTTTCGGGTGCAAGGCGATCGTGCCTGGGGCCCGGGCACCTACGACATGAAGGGAGCCCTGGTCATGATGGCCTGGGCAGTCCAGGCGCTCCGGGCCGTGGGCTCGGGGCCCCGGCGCCCGGTTACGCTGCTGCTCACGGCCGACGAGGAGGTGGGCAGCCACACGAGCCGCCCGCTCATCGACCGCTTCGCCGCCGGAGCGACCTGCGCCCTGGTACTCGAGCCCGCCGCTCCCGGTGGTGCCGTCAAGACCGCCCGCAAGGGCGTCGCCCAGTACCGTTTGTCGGTCACGGGCCGCAGCGCCCACGCCGGCAACGACTTCTCCCGGGGCATCAACGCCAACGTGGCCCTGGCCCGCCTGGTGCTGGCCGCCGCCTCCCTTTCCGATCCAGAGCGCGGCACGACCGTCAACGTCGGCGTCATCGGCGGCGGTACCCGCCCCAACGTCGTACCGGAACGAGCGTGGGCCGACATCGACGTGCGCTTCACGACCCGCGCCGAGGCCGAGCGCATCGACCGGGCGCTGCGGGCACTCACGGCTGACGGCGGGACAGTATTCGAGGTATCGGGCGGCGTCAACCGGTGGCCACTCGAGCGAACGGCGTCGGCCGGCCTCTACGAGCATGCCCGGGCCCTGGCCGCTTCGCTCGGCCTGGAACTTCCCGAGGCCCAGGTGGGCGGCGCCAGCGACGGCAACCTCACCGCGGAGCTGGGCCTCCCGACCCTAGACGGCCTCGGCCCGGAGGGGGACGGTGCCCACTCTTCCCAGGAGCACGTCTACCTGCCGTCCCTTCCCGTGCGCACGGCGCTGTTGGCGCTCATCCTGGAAACCCTGTAGAAGCCGTGGGGCGCCGCTACCCGAGCCCCGCACCCCAGAAGCCCGGCCCACTTCGCCGTGTATAATGGGGATAGCCTCGGACGTATCGGCAGGTGATGGTGGACTTGGATCCCGACACAGGATGGCGTATCGCCGTACTGGTGGGACTCCTGTTGCTCTCCGCCTTCTTCTCCGGATCCGAGACCGCCCTCATGGCCCTCAACCGCATCCGGCTCCGGCGCCTGGCCGACTCGGGTGACGCCGGCGCACGGCGCATCGCCCGGCTGCTGGAATCCCCTTCCCGGCTGCTGTCCACGGTCTTGATCGGCAACAACCTCGTCAACGTCGCCATCTCCGCCATCGTGACCGCCCTCGTGCTGCGCTGGGTGGCGGACGACGAGGCCGCCCTGCTCGTCGCGACCCTGGCCGCCACCACGATCATCCTGCTCGTGGGAGAGATCACACCCAAGGCCATCGCAGCTCACGCCCCGGAGCCTTTCGCTCGCCGGGTTCATCGCGCCGTCGAAGGCCTCGTCTGGCTGCTCACCCCTATCAACCGGCTGTTCGGCGCGCTCTCGGACCTGCTCGTGAGCGCGCTCGGGCACAAGCGCCGCCACGAAGGCGGGCCCCTGGCCGTCAGCGAAGAAGACGTGCGCACCATGCTCATGCTCGGCCGCCAGCAGGGCGTGTTCGCTCCGGAAGAGGAAGCCATGGTGGAGCGCATCTTCGCCTTCACCGATCTGCGGGTGCGCGACGTCATGGTGCCGCGGCTCGACGTGGCGGGCATCCCTCGCGACATCGCGTGGGCCGATCTGCTGGCCCTGGTGCGCCGGGAACACTACACCCGCTACCCCGTCTACGAGGAGGACCTGGATCACGTCATCGGCATCCTGCACGTCAAGGAGCTCATGATGGAGACTCCCCGTGGCGAGCAGGGAGGCTTCGACGTCGCCCGGTTCATCCGCCCTGCCTACTTCGTGCCCGACTCGAAACGGGTCGTGGAGCTCCTGCGGGAGATGCGCCAGAAGCGGGCCCACATGGCGGTCGTGGTCGACGAGTACGGTGCTACGGCCGGGATCGTCACCATCGAAGACCTGGTGGAGCAGGTGGTCGGGGAGATCGCCGACGAGTTCGATCAGCGAGAGCCCGAGGTGCGCCAGCTGGATGCGCGCACGTACAGCGTGGCCGGTACCGTTCGCCTGGAGGAGATCAACGACCGCCTGGGGCTGGCGCTTTCGTGCGAAGAGGCGGACACCATCGCGGGCCTCGTGCTGAGCCTTCTCGGTCGCATTCCGGAGCAGGGGGACCGGGCGGAGCGGGACGGCGTCGAGCTGGTCGTGGAGCGCATGGACGGCCAGCGCATCGAGCGCTTGACGCTCAAGCTACCTCGCTCGCTTTCGCGAGGCGAGGAGGAAGCGGGAGACAAGGCAGTGGCGCCCGGCGGCCGCGCCGATGACCGCCGGGCGCCGCAAGGGCTGCCCCAGCCCACGAGCGATGGGACCGGCGGGTGACGGCACCGGAGAACGCGATGCTGCCCCCGTCAGCGCGCCGTATAGCCCCCGTCCACCGGCAGGATGGCGCCCGTGACGAACGAGGCGTCGTCGGAGGCCAGGAACGCCACGGCCGCCGCCACTTCCTCGGGATTGCCGATGCGCCCGAGCGGGTGAGCCTCGGCCATGGCCTGTTGCGCGGCGTCTTGCCCGCCCGTGGCCTGGCGGACCATGGGCGTGAGGATGGCGCCCGGCGCGACGGCGTTGACGCGGATCCGCTGGCTGGCGTAGTCGATCGCCATGGCCTTGGTGAGCTGCACCACGGCCCCCTTGCTCGCGCAGTAGATGGGCAGGCCGGCCCAGCCCACGAGCCCGGCCACGGAAGCGACGTTGACGATGCTGCCGCCCCCCTGCCGCAGCATGACCGGGAGCACGTACTTGCTGAACAGGAAGACGCCCCGGGCGTTGATCCCGAGCACCCTCTCCCACGTGGCCTCGTCGGCTTCATGGAGCGGCCCCATCGCCAGCACGCCGGCGTTGTTGACCAGCACGTCGATCCGGCCCCACCGGTCGAGCGCCTTCCCCACCGCCCGCTGCACGTCCTCCGACTTCGAGACGTCGGCGTGGACGAACAGCGGCGGCTCCGGCCCCGTGCCGCTGCCCTTCGCAGCCAACTCGGAGGCGGTCGCCTGCCCGGCTCGCTCGTCGTAGTCGACCATGGCCACCGATGCCCCCTCCATGAGGAGCCGGGCCGCGATGGCCTTGCCGATCCCCATGGCCGCTCCGGTCACGATGGCTACTTTACCCTGTAGTCGCATGCAGCGTCCCCTTCCCTGAATCGACCGGGGGGCACCGCCCCCCGCCTGGATCCCGGGCCTCTACTCTTGTCCGAAGTTCGAAAAGATCCTGCGTTCATTGCGCACCTGTCATGCATCCACCGTGAGCAATGCGCCGCTCGATGGCCGAGGAGGACGTAGCAACGCCGGGGACGAATCGTGGTACGGGAGCAAAGAGGGCGAGGTGGGGGCATTGCCCGCAGCTCTCGAGGTCACCGGCCTGCGCAAGGAGTACCCGCGCCGGGGCGCCCCGCCGGTCGTGGCGGTGCTTCTGGCGCATGAGCGTCCGGGAGAACCTCGATTACTTCGCCCTGCTTCGCGGGCTCAGCCGCCGGGCGTTACGGGCCCGCCGCGAACGGCTCATCGAGGCCTTCGGGCTGGGCCCCCACGCCGACAAGGAAGCCCACGCCCTTTCGGCCGGACTGCGCCAGAGGCTGGCGACGGCGTGCGCTCTCATCCAGCAGGCCCCGCTGATCCTGCTCGATGAACCTACGCTCGGCCTCGACGTCGAGTCGGCGGCCGCCCTCGAGAGCCTTCTCCGGGAGCTGGTAGCCCGGGACGGCGTGACCATCCTTCTGACCTCCCACGAACTCGAGATGATCCAGCGCGTAGCGGAGCGCGTGATCATCATCCAGTCGGGCGAGGTCGTGGCAGACGCGCCGGTGGACGA is from Limnochorda sp. L945t and encodes:
- a CDS encoding AzlD domain-containing protein, with translation MSALAGVRPEMLALFLAAGIGTYLMRLIPLLAALGRTPAGASQSPGRAGSVMRALSLVAPAVIGALLVSALLPARPGPGLPRETGIALVALVPTTWTALRWRHLGLTVLVGVVSYWAVALVA
- a CDS encoding AzlC family ABC transporter permease encodes the protein MGYVPAAVAFGAAARQAGLSVQESVAMSLLVYAGASQFALAGMIGAGVPGVAAAVTALVLNLRHVLYGPALAPWLSRLSRPAAALAAFGLTDEVFAVASGILPRTPASGAWLFGLEVAAYGSWVLGTWMGAAGGQAAATLLPSVAPAMNFALPALFVALLVSLVAPRKELGMPASAFVGGAVALAAWLLGRGRWGVLTAGVVGPLAGLAVARLERQRPEPGPSMEAVKPR
- the menC gene encoding o-succinylbenzoate synthase, producing MRIERAELRLIRMPLKFAFETSFGVTRERTILLVTLFAGGLEGYGECVAEESPLYREETVGTARSVLEEVILPRLLRPGAPSGSMGGLAAGPDIPNPETLAASLASVRGNRMAKAAVETAFWDLWAKSLGLPLWQLLGGVRQVVPVGVSLGIQPSVEATLDAVARYVAEGYRRIKLKIKPGWDVRVVAAVRERFPEVALTVDANSAYTLADFPVLTALDRFALDYIEQPLAYDDLHDHALLQARLGTPICLDESITSAADARKALAGGACRVINIKVGRVGGHLEARRVHDVAAAFGAPVWCGGMLEAGIGRAHNLHVATLANFTMPGDVASSSRYWEADIIEQPLEAADGLQRVPGGPGLGVTLNRTVLERVTLERRVVTG
- a CDS encoding M20 family metallopeptidase codes for the protein MTVEPSRAPAPLPVQASSPAALAAYLSSHLDDMVEEMRRLVEIETPSGDEQGIATAAALLAGRWRPLGCRVDEYPAPGVGVHLAVHIPGRGEDGAQGDGRYVLVLGHVDTVHPRGTLAATPFRVQGDRAWGPGTYDMKGALVMMAWAVQALRAVGSGPRRPVTLLLTADEEVGSHTSRPLIDRFAAGATCALVLEPAAPGGAVKTARKGVAQYRLSVTGRSAHAGNDFSRGINANVALARLVLAAASLSDPERGTTVNVGVIGGGTRPNVVPERAWADIDVRFTTRAEAERIDRALRALTADGGTVFEVSGGVNRWPLERTASAGLYEHARALAASLGLELPEAQVGGASDGNLTAELGLPTLDGLGPEGDGAHSSQEHVYLPSLPVRTALLALILETL
- a CDS encoding hemolysin family protein, with translation MVDLDPDTGWRIAVLVGLLLLSAFFSGSETALMALNRIRLRRLADSGDAGARRIARLLESPSRLLSTVLIGNNLVNVAISAIVTALVLRWVADDEAALLVATLAATTIILLVGEITPKAIAAHAPEPFARRVHRAVEGLVWLLTPINRLFGALSDLLVSALGHKRRHEGGPLAVSEEDVRTMLMLGRQQGVFAPEEEAMVERIFAFTDLRVRDVMVPRLDVAGIPRDIAWADLLALVRREHYTRYPVYEEDLDHVIGILHVKELMMETPRGEQGGFDVARFIRPAYFVPDSKRVVELLREMRQKRAHMAVVVDEYGATAGIVTIEDLVEQVVGEIADEFDQREPEVRQLDARTYSVAGTVRLEEINDRLGLALSCEEADTIAGLVLSLLGRIPEQGDRAERDGVELVVERMDGQRIERLTLKLPRSLSRGEEEAGDKAVAPGGRADDRRAPQGLPQPTSDGTGG
- a CDS encoding SDR family NAD(P)-dependent oxidoreductase, which codes for MRLQGKVAIVTGAAMGIGKAIAARLLMEGASVAMVDYDERAGQATASELAAKGSGTGPEPPLFVHADVSKSEDVQRAVGKALDRWGRIDVLVNNAGVLAMGPLHEADEATWERVLGINARGVFLFSKYVLPVMLRQGGGSIVNVASVAGLVGWAGLPIYCASKGAVVQLTKAMAIDYASQRIRVNAVAPGAILTPMVRQATGGQDAAQQAMAEAHPLGRIGNPEEVAAAVAFLASDDASFVTGAILPVDGGYTAR
- a CDS encoding ABC transporter ATP-binding protein translates to MSVRENLDYFALLRGLSRRALRARRERLIEAFGLGPHADKEAHALSAGLRQRLATACALIQQAPLILLDEPTLGLDVESAAALESLLRELVARDGVTILLTSHELEMIQRVAERVIIIQSGEVVADAPVDELLALFRSRRYRCVVTPAAGRGPAPLPSDLEPVLAAPPRKNGEQWTLELDLGAPEQLFDCLAALRQSGLVIESVARDQPDLRQAYLRLVRGERAGAPAPLEGASGPAQAGTGREEAHSDG